A DNA window from Leptospira selangorensis contains the following coding sequences:
- a CDS encoding NADH-quinone oxidoreductase subunit N, whose amino-acid sequence MNLIPNSNDLISILPILVLSGGGILLLGLQFFFQGFEFRIVRFTSGLVLIAAFFSLFVAQSNPGVGSYFSGHYEISTLGFWFGALYLIAAFCTVLASPRVLEQHNMEFPEFYPLLLFSVVGMFLMTSGTDTVTIFVGLELMSVCLYVLVGMARSDVYSLEASLKYFLLGSFSTGFFLFGMAFLFGGSGTTHLQDSLKPLLSAGFDSNFTKIGLLLLLTGISFKIALFPYHSWTPDAYEGALTPVTGFMATASKSASMGLLLVVFSKLPVSASVGEWTWIMGILALMSMTYGNFVALKQTSLKRVLAYSSIAHAGYVVAGISLGGKEEALFYLIVYSFMSLGAFAILSFLEEGNRHVTYESIAGLAKSRPWTSFALFIFFLSLAGIPPLGGFWAKLFLFQKIAEGTDQISRLLLIGGIANSALALYYYVKVGILAYMSSEEGEISKLDSPKTSYGVLFVSVISLVAVLLGWYFIQPKDLNNLNFANKSAELQK is encoded by the coding sequence ATGAATTTAATTCCAAATTCAAATGATCTAATTTCTATACTTCCAATTCTGGTACTTTCCGGAGGAGGGATCTTATTACTTGGATTACAGTTTTTTTTCCAAGGGTTTGAGTTTAGGATCGTAAGATTCACTTCCGGTTTGGTTTTGATCGCTGCATTCTTCTCCTTGTTCGTTGCTCAATCGAATCCTGGAGTGGGATCCTATTTTTCAGGACATTATGAAATTTCCACATTAGGTTTTTGGTTCGGGGCATTATACTTGATCGCCGCATTCTGTACGGTTCTTGCTTCTCCTAGAGTATTAGAACAACATAATATGGAATTCCCCGAGTTTTATCCTCTTCTTCTTTTTTCAGTGGTTGGAATGTTCCTAATGACTTCCGGAACGGATACTGTTACGATCTTTGTCGGATTGGAATTGATGTCCGTATGTTTGTATGTTCTAGTGGGAATGGCAAGAAGTGATGTTTATTCTTTAGAAGCTAGCCTGAAGTATTTTCTTTTAGGGAGTTTTTCTACCGGATTTTTCTTATTCGGAATGGCTTTCTTATTCGGAGGATCGGGCACAACTCATCTGCAAGATTCTTTAAAACCTTTGCTGAGTGCAGGATTCGATTCCAATTTTACAAAGATCGGATTATTACTTCTATTAACCGGGATATCATTCAAGATCGCATTATTTCCTTATCATTCTTGGACACCCGATGCTTACGAAGGTGCCTTGACTCCGGTAACAGGATTTATGGCTACAGCTTCTAAGTCCGCTTCTATGGGATTATTGCTGGTCGTATTCTCAAAACTTCCTGTTTCAGCTTCGGTAGGAGAATGGACCTGGATTATGGGAATTTTAGCTCTGATGTCCATGACTTACGGAAACTTTGTGGCTTTAAAGCAAACAAGTTTAAAGAGAGTTTTGGCATATTCTTCCATCGCTCATGCAGGCTATGTGGTTGCGGGGATTTCTTTAGGCGGAAAAGAAGAAGCATTATTCTACCTGATCGTGTATTCTTTTATGAGTTTGGGAGCATTTGCTATCTTATCTTTCTTAGAAGAAGGAAATCGCCACGTAACGTATGAATCTATCGCCGGACTTGCGAAGTCCAGGCCTTGGACTAGTTTCGCACTATTTATCTTCTTCTTATCTTTAGCCGGTATCCCTCCTTTAGGTGGATTCTGGGCAAAATTATTCCTATTCCAAAAGATCGCAGAGGGAACAGACCAGATCTCCAGATTATTGCTTATCGGTGGGATAGCAAACTCGGCATTGGCATTATATTATTATGTGAAAGTCGGAATACTTGCTTATATGAGCTCTGAAGAAGGAGAAATTTCTAAATTAGATTCTCCTAAAACAAGTTACGGAGTTTTATTCGTATCCGTAATTTCTTTGGTAGCAGTATTATTAGGTTGGTATTTTATCCAACCTAAGGATTTGAATAATTTAAATTTCGCAAACAAATCCGCAGAATTACAAAAGTAA
- a CDS encoding SseB family protein, whose product MSSFKKVLSSIKEYFGPIPKFDGENARFREAIYLYSKNRSEKNLEKLSAELTKAYFLIPHAGEEAVPKKAKSKKKAAAKKKKKTSPKKGPQPIVLLYVSDEHGRVFLPAFSHPSESFRYFKKDTALVPITAKELWALGLQNKGVSGVAIDPGSTLWLLSRDHLELLQKEK is encoded by the coding sequence ATGTCCAGTTTTAAAAAAGTTCTCTCTTCTATTAAGGAATATTTTGGGCCCATTCCCAAATTCGATGGAGAGAACGCAAGATTTAGAGAAGCAATTTATCTTTATTCTAAAAATCGTTCCGAAAAAAATTTAGAAAAACTTTCCGCTGAACTTACCAAGGCTTACTTTCTGATCCCTCATGCAGGTGAGGAAGCTGTTCCTAAAAAAGCGAAATCTAAGAAGAAAGCTGCCGCTAAGAAAAAGAAAAAAACTTCTCCTAAAAAAGGACCTCAACCTATCGTACTATTATATGTAAGCGATGAACATGGTAGAGTTTTCTTGCCTGCATTCTCCCATCCTTCCGAATCATTCCGTTATTTTAAAAAAGATACCGCGCTTGTCCCAATCACCGCAAAAGAGTTATGGGCCTTAGGTCTACAAAATAAGGGAGTTTCCGGAGTGGCCATAGATCCTGGATCCACGTTATGGTTGCTTTCCAGGGATCATTTGGAATTATTGCAAAAAGAAAAATAA